A window of the Drosophila simulans strain w501 chromosome 2L, Prin_Dsim_3.1, whole genome shotgun sequence genome harbors these coding sequences:
- the LOC6732445 gene encoding voltage-dependent calcium channel subunit alpha-2/delta-3 isoform X2, with protein MESKHWSCFVAIVLGVLIFKMHIFVAFADQDEDIPHNEVRNWALKFGVDLWEFGRQFTKMNEIKSRFKDNDIEVKRKDGIILLRELAAEVKNFMDFKRNAVMRLMDSAEQAALSELEGQGQAESPMGGQQHYDARRINEYNADGKLADGARHMDIRFMRRFERLPVNLSLSSILVPHGVDLDEPDVKSALQWSGHLDPLFQNNLEQDPALSWQYFGSSTGFLRRFPGTAWPPEGSKGSKLIHDFRTHNWFVQAASSPKDIMILLDASSSMTEKSFDLGMATAFNILDTLGEDDFVNLITFSEVVKTPVPCFKDRMVRATPDNIQEIKSAVKAIKLQDTANFTAGLEYAFSLLHKYNQSGAGSQCNQAIMLITESTSESHKDVIKQYNWPHMPVRIFTYLIGSDSGSRSNLHDMACSNKGFFVQINDYDEARRKVIDYALVMARPMIMYQADHPVHWSPVFVAGKSGGLGRDSEYQRRLVTTVSTPVFDRRNHSVRVANLLGVVGTDVPIEEIRKVIPQHKLGPNGYSFIVDNNGRVLYHPDLRPLGDANQYIDQLKPKYASVDITELELPETEFGNNNEPIEINKNLLNEMRGDMIKPKEGETEFTVMNHYDDSKRVSTRTHRYFYGPIEDTPFTLAIVLPEKYGSHEFVSQQEIRHSRNNVTEYFKGDNWRVHPDWVYCEYNSVSDLEKERESSGEYSPRDQEPSFGSPEEQVLHFLSRAGRPGWKWMSVRPKSPQPHHNMHSGSNGNAPGSSHFGSQHQSSQGSRKAEPYFCDRALLQSLVRDAMVTDGLDRNTTGSSSGKEDKQQGYQKFVVATSFVATRSGLLRWIDHVKRPEDTPEPHFSEDNVRAMDTSWYKRAIDQHSVEPDSFVYSVPFGSGYAIKSNATLVTASHAIFVEHRGHKAAAGVVGLQFQHDSLAKHFINITSACTGMTGCKRTCASDNLDCYVLDNSGFVIISEEMEHTGKFFGQIDGTIMDSLVQDRIYKRVTVNDYQGVCSDADNPYTAAGGILKPNRLGSWFFNHLLALSAAWLSLMPASLRAWPQEEYTYDNEDVVFVDNNYSDEYEFGNENEYNMQVDQEMDEFFTTADVEYTTPPPRQHKPHVGPRFSPDPHNARRCDLRTDLYMLQPERLNQGGQNNPLKGKLTNCHVSGCERPFSVQKIPHSNLILLVVDTLCPCGSKQLDIEPLEEAGVIGACSTRRQGQEQESRRRPKKCINYHPEEIEIQQCGRGSTLLHMSGSVIVAHLLMVTVTFVLANA; from the exons CGCCTGATGGACTCCGCGGAGCAAGCTGCTCTGTCGGAGCTGGAGGGCCAGGGGCAGGCGGAATCGCCGATGGGCGGACAGCAGCACTACGATGCCCGGCGGATCAACGAATACAATGCCGATGGCAAGCTGGCGGACGGAGCCCGCCACATGGACATCCGGTTCATGCGGCGCTTCGAGCGTCTGCCGGTCAATCTCAGTCTAAGCTCGATTCTGGTCCCGCACGGCGTCGACTTGGATGAGCCGGACGTGAAGTCGGCGCTGCAGTGGAGCGGCCATTTGGATCCGCTGTTCCAGAACAACTTAGAGCAAGATCCGGCATTGTCGTGGCAATACTTCGGCTCCTCCACAGGCTTTCTGCGCCGCTTCCCGGGCACCGCCTGGCCTCCGGAGGGCTCCAAGGGCAGCAAGCTCATCCACGACTTCCGCACGCACAATTGGTTCGTCCAGGCCGCCTCGTCGCCCAAGGACATT ATGATTCTTTTGGATGCCTCGTCGAGCATGACAGAGAAGTCCTTTGACCTGGGGATGGCCACCGCCTTTAACATATTGGACACCCTCGGTGAAGATGATTTCGTTAACCTCATTACCTTCTCGGAGGTGGTAAAAACCCCAGTGCCGTGTTTCAAGGACCGCATGGTTCGGGCCACGCCCGATAATATCCAGGAGATCAAGTCCGCAGTAAAGGCCATCAAGCTGCAGGATACGGCCAACTTTACGGCGGGTCTGGAGTACGCTTTCAGTTTGCTGCACAAG TACAATCAATCGGGGGCTGGGAGTCAGTGCAATCAGGCCATCATGTTAATCACGGAAAGCACCTCGGAGTCGCACAAGGATGTTATTAAGCAGTACAATTGGCCACACATGCCCGTCCGAATATTTACATACCTGATTGGCAGCGATTCCGGAAGCAGGAGTAATCTCCACGACATGGCCTGCTCGAACAAGGGATTCTTCGTCCAGATCAACGATTACGATGAGGCCCGCCGCAAGGTGATTGACTATGCCCTGGTAATGGCTCGTCCAATGATCATGTACCAGGCGGACCATCCGGTCCACTGGAGTCCGGTGTTTGTTGCCGGTAAGTCCGGAGGACTTGGCCGCGATTCGGAGTACCAACGGCGCCTGGTGACGACAGTTTCAACTCCGGTCTTCGATAGACGGAACCATTCGGTGCGCGTTGCCAATCTGCTGGGCGTGGTGGGCACCGATGTGCCCATCGAGGAGATCCGCAAGGTGATCCCCCAACACAAGCTGGGACCGAATGGCTATTCGTTTATCGTAGATAACAACGGACGGGTGCTCTACCACCCGGATTTGCGTCCCTTAGGCGATGCCAACCAGTACATCGACCAGCTGAAGCCCAAGTACGCCTCGGTCGACATTACGGAGTTGGAACTGCCGGAGACGGAGTTCGGCAATAATAACGAGCCCattgaaattaataagaaCCTTTTAAATGag aTGCGTGGTGACATGATAAAACCCAAGGAGGGGGAGACGGAGTTCACGGTGATGAACCATTACGATGACTCGAAAAGGGTTTCGACCAGGACGCATCGATACTTCTATGGCCCCATCGAGGATACACCATTTACCCTGGCTATAGTGCTCCCGGAGAAATACGGTAGCCATGAGTTTGTCTCCCAACAGGAGATTCGCCATTCGCGTAACAATG TTACCGAATACTTTAAGGGAGACAACTGGCGCGTACATCCCGACTGGGTGTATTGTGAGTACAATAGCGTCAGTGACCTGGAGAAGGAAAGGGAGAGCTCCGGCGAGTACTCCCCGCGCGATCAAGAGCCCAGCTTCGGATCGCCAGAGGAGCAGGTATTGCACTTTCTGTCTCGCGCTGGACGCCCCGGTTGGAAGTGGATGTCG GTTCGACCCAAGTCGCCGCAGCCACATCACAACATGCACAGTGGCTCCAACGGCAATGCGCCCGGATCGAGCCACTTTGGATCGCAGCACCAAAGCTCTCAGGGATCTCGCAAGGCTGAGCCGTACTTTTGCGATCGAGCCCTCCTCCAGAGCTTGGTGCGCGATGCCATGGTAACTGATGGACTCGATAGGAACACGACTGGATCCTCCAGCGGCAAGGAGGATAAGCA GCAAGGATACCAGAAGTTTGTGGTCGCTACTTCCTTCGTTGCAACGAGATCGGGTCTTCTCCGGTGGATTGATCATGTAAAGCGACCCGAGGATACTCCCGAGCC TCACTTTAGCGAAGATAATGTTAGAGCCATGGACACATCCTGGTATAAGAGGGCGATTGACCAGCATTCTGTGGAACCAGACAGTTTTGTGTACAGTGTACCCTTTGGCTCGGGCTATGCCATTAAGTCGAACGCCACTCTGGTGACCGCCTCCCATGCCATATTTGTGGAGCATCGAGGTCACAAAGCGGCAGCCGGAGTTGTGGGTCTGCAATTTCAGCACGATTCTTTAGCGAAGCATTTTATAAACATCACCTCAGCC TGCACTGGCATGACTGGCTGCAAGAGAACCTGCGCTTCGGACAATTTGGATTGCTATGTTCTAGACAACAGTGGCTTTGTGATCATATCCGAAGAGATGGAGCACACGGGCAAGTTCTTTGGACAGATCGATGGCACCATTATGGATTCTTTGGTCCAGGATCGCATATACAAGAGAGTTACGGTGAACGATTATCAGGGTGTCTGCTCCGATGCGGATAATCCATATACGGCTGCAGGAGGGATTTTGAAACCGAATCGCCTGGGCTCCTGGTTCTTCAATCATCTTTTGGCCCTGAGTGCCGCCTGGTTGTCCCTGATGCCTGCTTCCCTGCGGGCATGGCCGCAGGAGGAGTATACCTACGACAACGAGGACGTTGTTTTCGTGGACAATAATTACTCTGATGAATACGAGTtcggaaatgaaaacgaatacAATATGCAGGTGGATCAGGAAATGGACGAATTTTTCACCACAGCCGACGTG GAATATACGACACCACCGCCTAGACAGCATAAACCTCACGTTGGACCGCGATTTTCACCAGATCCTCACAACGCCAGACGTTGTGATCTCCGCACGGATCTCTATATGCTTCAGCCGGAGCGCCTGAATCAGGGTGGTCAAAACAATCCGCTCAAG GGTAAATTAACCAACTGTCATGTGTCTGGATGCGAGCGTCCTTTCAGCGTTCAAAAGATCCCGCACAGCAACCTGATCCTGTTGGTGGTGGACACCTTGTGTCCATGTGGCTCCAAGCAACTGGACATTGAGCCCTTGGAGGAGGCGGGCGTAATCG gagCCTGCAGTACGAGACGCCAGGGACAGGAGCAAGAGTCCCGAAGGCGCCCCAAAAAGTGCATCAACTATCATCCCGAGGAGATCGAAATACAGCAATGTGGACGTGGCAGCACTCTGCTGCACATGTCGGGATCGGTAATTGTGGCTCATCTTTTGATGGTGACAGTGACCTTTGTGCTGGCCAATGCGTGA
- the LOC6732445 gene encoding voltage-dependent calcium channel subunit alpha-2/delta-4 isoform X1, whose product MESKHWSCFVAIVLGVLIFKMHIFVAFADQDEDIPHNEVRNWALKFGVDLWEFGRQFTKMNEIKSRFKDNDIEVKRKDGIILLRELAAEVKNFMDFKRNAVMRLMDSAEQAALSELEGQGQAESPMGGQQHYDARRINEYNADGKLADGARHMDIRFMRRFERLPVNLSLSSILVPHGVDLDEPDVKSALQWSGHLDPLFQNNLEQDPALSWQYFGSSTGFLRRFPGTAWPPEGSKGSKLIHDFRTHNWFVQAASSPKDIMILLDASSSMTEKSFDLGMATAFNILDTLGEDDFVNLITFSEVVKTPVPCFKDRMVRATPDNIQEIKSAVKAIKLQDTANFTAGLEYAFSLLHKYNQSGAGSQCNQAIMLITESTSESHKDVIKQYNWPHMPVRIFTYLIGSDSGSRSNLHDMACSNKGFFVQINDYDEARRKVIDYALVMARPMIMYQADHPVHWSPVFVAGKSGGLGRDSEYQRRLVTTVSTPVFDRRNHSVRVANLLGVVGTDVPIEEIRKVIPQHKLGPNGYSFIVDNNGRVLYHPDLRPLGDANQYIDQLKPKYASVDITELELPETEFGNNNEPIEINKNLLNEMRGDMIKPKEGETEFTVMNHYDDSKRVSTRTHRYFYGPIEDTPFTLAIVLPEKYGSHEFVSQQEIRHSRNNVTEYFKGDNWRVHPDWVYCEYNSVSDLEKERESSGEYSPRDQEPSFGSPEEQVLHFLSRAGRPGWKWMSVRPKSPQPHHNMHSGSNGNAPGSSHFGSQHQSSQGSRKAEPYFCDRALLQSLVRDAMVTDGLDRNTTGSSSGKEDKHPIATLMAILKRQGYQKFVVATSFVATRSGLLRWIDHVKRPEDTPEPHFSEDNVRAMDTSWYKRAIDQHSVEPDSFVYSVPFGSGYAIKSNATLVTASHAIFVEHRGHKAAAGVVGLQFQHDSLAKHFINITSACTGMTGCKRTCASDNLDCYVLDNSGFVIISEEMEHTGKFFGQIDGTIMDSLVQDRIYKRVTVNDYQGVCSDADNPYTAAGGILKPNRLGSWFFNHLLALSAAWLSLMPASLRAWPQEEYTYDNEDVVFVDNNYSDEYEFGNENEYNMQVDQEMDEFFTTADVEYTTPPPRQHKPHVGPRFSPDPHNARRCDLRTDLYMLQPERLNQGGQNNPLKGKLTNCHVSGCERPFSVQKIPHSNLILLVVDTLCPCGSKQLDIEPLEEAGVIGACSTRRQGQEQESRRRPKKCINYHPEEIEIQQCGRGSTLLHMSGSVIVAHLLMVTVTFVLANA is encoded by the exons CGCCTGATGGACTCCGCGGAGCAAGCTGCTCTGTCGGAGCTGGAGGGCCAGGGGCAGGCGGAATCGCCGATGGGCGGACAGCAGCACTACGATGCCCGGCGGATCAACGAATACAATGCCGATGGCAAGCTGGCGGACGGAGCCCGCCACATGGACATCCGGTTCATGCGGCGCTTCGAGCGTCTGCCGGTCAATCTCAGTCTAAGCTCGATTCTGGTCCCGCACGGCGTCGACTTGGATGAGCCGGACGTGAAGTCGGCGCTGCAGTGGAGCGGCCATTTGGATCCGCTGTTCCAGAACAACTTAGAGCAAGATCCGGCATTGTCGTGGCAATACTTCGGCTCCTCCACAGGCTTTCTGCGCCGCTTCCCGGGCACCGCCTGGCCTCCGGAGGGCTCCAAGGGCAGCAAGCTCATCCACGACTTCCGCACGCACAATTGGTTCGTCCAGGCCGCCTCGTCGCCCAAGGACATT ATGATTCTTTTGGATGCCTCGTCGAGCATGACAGAGAAGTCCTTTGACCTGGGGATGGCCACCGCCTTTAACATATTGGACACCCTCGGTGAAGATGATTTCGTTAACCTCATTACCTTCTCGGAGGTGGTAAAAACCCCAGTGCCGTGTTTCAAGGACCGCATGGTTCGGGCCACGCCCGATAATATCCAGGAGATCAAGTCCGCAGTAAAGGCCATCAAGCTGCAGGATACGGCCAACTTTACGGCGGGTCTGGAGTACGCTTTCAGTTTGCTGCACAAG TACAATCAATCGGGGGCTGGGAGTCAGTGCAATCAGGCCATCATGTTAATCACGGAAAGCACCTCGGAGTCGCACAAGGATGTTATTAAGCAGTACAATTGGCCACACATGCCCGTCCGAATATTTACATACCTGATTGGCAGCGATTCCGGAAGCAGGAGTAATCTCCACGACATGGCCTGCTCGAACAAGGGATTCTTCGTCCAGATCAACGATTACGATGAGGCCCGCCGCAAGGTGATTGACTATGCCCTGGTAATGGCTCGTCCAATGATCATGTACCAGGCGGACCATCCGGTCCACTGGAGTCCGGTGTTTGTTGCCGGTAAGTCCGGAGGACTTGGCCGCGATTCGGAGTACCAACGGCGCCTGGTGACGACAGTTTCAACTCCGGTCTTCGATAGACGGAACCATTCGGTGCGCGTTGCCAATCTGCTGGGCGTGGTGGGCACCGATGTGCCCATCGAGGAGATCCGCAAGGTGATCCCCCAACACAAGCTGGGACCGAATGGCTATTCGTTTATCGTAGATAACAACGGACGGGTGCTCTACCACCCGGATTTGCGTCCCTTAGGCGATGCCAACCAGTACATCGACCAGCTGAAGCCCAAGTACGCCTCGGTCGACATTACGGAGTTGGAACTGCCGGAGACGGAGTTCGGCAATAATAACGAGCCCattgaaattaataagaaCCTTTTAAATGag aTGCGTGGTGACATGATAAAACCCAAGGAGGGGGAGACGGAGTTCACGGTGATGAACCATTACGATGACTCGAAAAGGGTTTCGACCAGGACGCATCGATACTTCTATGGCCCCATCGAGGATACACCATTTACCCTGGCTATAGTGCTCCCGGAGAAATACGGTAGCCATGAGTTTGTCTCCCAACAGGAGATTCGCCATTCGCGTAACAATG TTACCGAATACTTTAAGGGAGACAACTGGCGCGTACATCCCGACTGGGTGTATTGTGAGTACAATAGCGTCAGTGACCTGGAGAAGGAAAGGGAGAGCTCCGGCGAGTACTCCCCGCGCGATCAAGAGCCCAGCTTCGGATCGCCAGAGGAGCAGGTATTGCACTTTCTGTCTCGCGCTGGACGCCCCGGTTGGAAGTGGATGTCG GTTCGACCCAAGTCGCCGCAGCCACATCACAACATGCACAGTGGCTCCAACGGCAATGCGCCCGGATCGAGCCACTTTGGATCGCAGCACCAAAGCTCTCAGGGATCTCGCAAGGCTGAGCCGTACTTTTGCGATCGAGCCCTCCTCCAGAGCTTGGTGCGCGATGCCATGGTAACTGATGGACTCGATAGGAACACGACTGGATCCTCCAGCGGCAAGGAGGATAAGCA tCCCATCGCCACATTGATGGCAATCCTAAAGAG GCAAGGATACCAGAAGTTTGTGGTCGCTACTTCCTTCGTTGCAACGAGATCGGGTCTTCTCCGGTGGATTGATCATGTAAAGCGACCCGAGGATACTCCCGAGCC TCACTTTAGCGAAGATAATGTTAGAGCCATGGACACATCCTGGTATAAGAGGGCGATTGACCAGCATTCTGTGGAACCAGACAGTTTTGTGTACAGTGTACCCTTTGGCTCGGGCTATGCCATTAAGTCGAACGCCACTCTGGTGACCGCCTCCCATGCCATATTTGTGGAGCATCGAGGTCACAAAGCGGCAGCCGGAGTTGTGGGTCTGCAATTTCAGCACGATTCTTTAGCGAAGCATTTTATAAACATCACCTCAGCC TGCACTGGCATGACTGGCTGCAAGAGAACCTGCGCTTCGGACAATTTGGATTGCTATGTTCTAGACAACAGTGGCTTTGTGATCATATCCGAAGAGATGGAGCACACGGGCAAGTTCTTTGGACAGATCGATGGCACCATTATGGATTCTTTGGTCCAGGATCGCATATACAAGAGAGTTACGGTGAACGATTATCAGGGTGTCTGCTCCGATGCGGATAATCCATATACGGCTGCAGGAGGGATTTTGAAACCGAATCGCCTGGGCTCCTGGTTCTTCAATCATCTTTTGGCCCTGAGTGCCGCCTGGTTGTCCCTGATGCCTGCTTCCCTGCGGGCATGGCCGCAGGAGGAGTATACCTACGACAACGAGGACGTTGTTTTCGTGGACAATAATTACTCTGATGAATACGAGTtcggaaatgaaaacgaatacAATATGCAGGTGGATCAGGAAATGGACGAATTTTTCACCACAGCCGACGTG GAATATACGACACCACCGCCTAGACAGCATAAACCTCACGTTGGACCGCGATTTTCACCAGATCCTCACAACGCCAGACGTTGTGATCTCCGCACGGATCTCTATATGCTTCAGCCGGAGCGCCTGAATCAGGGTGGTCAAAACAATCCGCTCAAG GGTAAATTAACCAACTGTCATGTGTCTGGATGCGAGCGTCCTTTCAGCGTTCAAAAGATCCCGCACAGCAACCTGATCCTGTTGGTGGTGGACACCTTGTGTCCATGTGGCTCCAAGCAACTGGACATTGAGCCCTTGGAGGAGGCGGGCGTAATCG gagCCTGCAGTACGAGACGCCAGGGACAGGAGCAAGAGTCCCGAAGGCGCCCCAAAAAGTGCATCAACTATCATCCCGAGGAGATCGAAATACAGCAATGTGGACGTGGCAGCACTCTGCTGCACATGTCGGGATCGGTAATTGTGGCTCATCTTTTGATGGTGACAGTGACCTTTGTGCTGGCCAATGCGTGA